GTGTCTCTTCAGGACTCACGCCAAAAAGTTAAGTAATTAAAATATGAAGCATGCAAATTATACGACACATGACATCGTCTCGAGTGCTTTATTTATGCCAAATACTTGTCGTGTtttccgcctaattgatttacAGCCATGTCAGAGTCCACCCTCGCCCTCATCCACTGGCGGCTACTGgctattatggaaatattgcTTCTGCCCAGCACTTTGGGCCCGGTCCGCCTTAATTGTAAGCACTTGTTAGTTAATTAAAAATGCAAATAAGCTTCGTGGCGTCCCTCTCAAACTTCGTGTGGCCTGTCTGATGGGGTTTTGCAGGGCCCATGTGCATGTGTGGCTGCATCCATGATGTAGATGTTAAGCGACAACGACAGATTGTCACTGCCTTTTGGGATGCAACATAAACTTTTTCCTGCAGTACAGTAATCCCTACATCATCTATAAGCCCTTTTCTGGGAGCTATTTGATTTCAAAGTGTAGTAAAAATAGGTAAGATGATACTTAATTACCAAAATCGAAATAGAGTATAAATACCACGATTTTCTTCTGTCAGAATTTTCCATACTTATTGCTTTTTTATGACCAAAtctttttaattaaaaatttcaTTGAAAATGTAGAGAAAAGCGAAAACATGCAGCAGCACAGTAAATATTTATACCCTCGGGGGAATATTTGAGCAAATACGAATAAAATCAATAGCTTTGGAAAATGTTGATTATTAGGGAGAAGAAGGCTAACGAGAACGAGACTCCCAGCAATTGACCCGAGCCTGTCAATCAGTCAGTGGCCGAGCAGGCGACTAACAAGCCAAGGGGAATCTCTGGAACTGTGGCACATCTGACCTCTGCCTTGGTCCTGTATCCTTGTGGCAGTTGTCCTGCTGGTGCTACTTACCTGACAACATGTCCCAATTATTGTGCTCCACTGAAGCTGAAAATACACATGGAGAGAGCCACATGGATTTAATAAGCCACACGACACCAGGGGCGAGAGCGCACCAGCGAAGACTCATGTTTTCGTCTGGCATAATTATGCAGACAATCTTTTGGGATAGTTGACAGATAAATGCTCTAGAGATGGAAGGCACAGTGCAGTAAATGGAAAGCTACATTGAATGCTTGGAAAACACAGAAATTATAACGAAAATCATAGAAAAATGCACTTAATATAAGAAATGCCAGAAAATTTTGAGTATTCTATAAATctccagaaatttggtttagtttaaacattttcaatCTTCAGTATCTCTGGATTCTAGTCTTAAGAATATATCGTAAAAATATTGTTGTTCAATCAGTATATTTTATGATAAAAGAAGAATAGCACCTAAGAGTTTTGGTTGAAAAAGCTGTCAGGAACAGAGTCACAAATTACGTTTAAAATGTAAACAAATTCTTCTAAATAACTTTCCCACAAACAATGTATTTTCTTCTGCCCAAACAACTACCATAAGCACAAGACCCTTCTTTGGAAGAGCAAAACAACATATGATTCATGATATGTAAGCTGCGACTAAATCCACTTTACTCCTCATACATAAATACAGCATAAATACATACGTATACCATGCTACCCGTGACATCCAGtcagccatccatccatccatcaaaACGTCTTGAGGCTACAGTGAGGGTGAGGGTTGAAGCCCCGTCAAAAGGTAAGAtcaaaagcaaaaaaatatataatattgtAATAggaaaaaataaaaccaccCGCCGCAAATGGCAACGGCGGCGGCTgattttattattaaaatattattaaaaTCCTGGTAGGAGATTCCACCTTCCGGTTCTGCCCCCCCCATGTTGGCAATTCGATTGTTACAATATTATTGCATACTTTGTGGGGCAGCGACTACTTCTATTCGTACTTTTCGCCGCTTTATCGGCTTACCCCGCTTTGGGGATTTATTCGAATAAAGTTGCACTTTGATGTCGCACAAAAGCCAGCGAGAGAGATGGGAAAATTGCAGCCAAAATCTCTGcttttgaaatatattttccTTCCTAAATGAAAAATCAAGGACATCTGTTACGAGCAAACTCTGTCTATGCGTCTCCTGTCTGTCTCAGgtcttctctctctttctgtgtgtgtgggaggaGTGTGTTTTTCCCAGTGGACGCAAGATTAACTCTTATTTCATGCAGACACACTCTCCGGGTCCAACGAAGGAAGGAAAGTGGAAGAAAATGGTTGGAGGGAGGACATGCCAAGGAAATTGCAGGCAAAGAGCAGAAAGTTGGCATTGTAATGCCCGGCATTCAACAATAAAATGCAAATGTCGCTTTGAATGTTTCTTATGGAAAATACATAATACAGGGTGAACCGTTTGATCCGAATTGGGAATCGTAAATGTGGGAAAAAAGATCCTTGAGAAGACAGTGAAAATTATTCCATGAAGGGGACATTCTTAGAGCTATGCAATCGCAAACAGATTATTTGTTTAAAGATctaaaattaataaaataatttttttttaaataccGAATTTTTTAATAATTCGCGTattgtttttattattttttgtttttatatttcattattttaaattaaagtttattttaatttataattttataatttttttgttaTATGATTTATTCGTTTAAAGATCTTAcattaataaaataatttttttttaaataaatttaatagtTCGCGTatgtttttattattttttgtttttaaattacattatttttaattaaaattttgtGTTTtaatcattattatttttttttatttgttctcTTATTTAATTCtaattttgatttttattattttttaagcttatttttaattttaatttaaatttgttAAATCTAATTTTTTGTAACTTCTATTCGAAGTACAATGCCGTCTTTCAGAATCACCCTTTAACTGCAgacaaatttttcaaagaaaaaaaaaagtgaaacCCTATACAGGCAATTTCCTGCAACAATTTTTCTCTGCCGGACAACAGCTTAAAGGATTTATCTATAGTTTAGCCaaagagaagcagcagcagcaggaaggAAAGTGCACTTGAAGTAgtaaaaattcaaattcaaatatGATTTCTTTCGCATAAATCACACCTACGTCAGCGAAAGCTGCAGAAAACTTTTGCCCTTGACTTTTCGCAGTCTAAATGATGATGATATCGGGAGAGACAGTCGCTGACATTCGTGGAATGCCAGAGACAAAACTTTtggagagagagcgagagagagctcTGTCTCTCACTCTGGGAATGCAACAGCTATTAATTTTGCATTGTTGCTTGGGTGTGGATTTTGTGGCATTTGTGACAGAAGCCATGCCTTGCACTCTCTCACTCACCTTTCATTCACTCTCTCGCTCACTcactctccccctctctgtcATATCAAATGTCAATGTCTCCTCTGCACTGCAGTGTGTATCTCTGTTTGCTCAGTCTAGACATTGTCTAGCTGCCATTATCAACACATTTATATGAAATTTAATCTAATAAAATTGTCAAATATGCACGCACCAGTCCGTGTCTTAAAGCAGCTCCTGTAGCATTTTATTGACCTTCAAACAGAGGGAGTCAGAGGATGCCCGGAAAAGTATGCTATTCTTTCTGCATAATTCATAATACCATATCCTGGGGACCCCTCCTTTACAGCCCCTGCGGGAGGGAGCGATCAAAATTTATGAATTTTTATGGCTGCCATGTCTGAGATTTTATGCCACGCCTACCTCTGTCAACCGAGCGCCTTGCTTCGCGCGTTGACAGTTTCTCGCTATTTCTCACCCTTATttcgaattttttttttgtttgttagcATTCGCACCTTAAGAGCAAAAACCGTAACCAAAACCCCAAAAACCAACGCAGCACGCTTTCAACTTTCAATGTGCTTTGCATTCGTAAATAGTTCGGTGTTGGTTTTTCCTTTCTCTCGATACCCCATAACCGCAGGGCACTAGGGGTATATTAAGCACTATGAGATATGTGTAAGAAGCAGAAAGAGTCTTTTTCTATCCCAGAGATTATCTTTTGAAATCTTGGAAATatattaaattatattttggaGACCTATAATGATTTCTTTTCTGAGATCCACAATACTTGAGGTATGATTTTTAGTTGAGTTATCTTAAAATGTATATATTATCTACCTATCTACCAAAAATCATCCAGATCTAACCATAATTACAGTCGAAATAGTAgagaatatttaaaaaatactTTTGGCAAAAAAAACTTCTTTGTATATAAATTTTGTTATACTTTTCGTCAATCTCTTTTCCCTCTTAAATCAATAAAAAGTTTTCGGAAACTAAAATCTAAAAGACAAAAATTAAGTTCTATGAAATTATATGTACAActttaatataatataataataattatacacaGAATGGCAAGAAAAATGTGTAAGGAATACAAGATACTTTTGTATCTCTTAAGATCTCTCATAGCGTACTATTTCCATATCGAACTCCGCTTGAATATTTCTAGAATAAGATTTTCCATAGTTCTCAATCATTAAACCAACGTAATGAGCATATCTTAGTCGTTATAAGCACTGTACCGCTACCGTTCTGGTCTAGTCCCCCAAACCGGAAGGCCACAGAATGAGAGGATGAGGACTTTCGGGGCGGGTAGTAGACGGGGCAGCATGGCACGTTGTGGCGTTGCGAGCGACTGACTGTCACCGGAAAGTTAATTTCGCgttgtatttattatttatgtgCATTACTTGGGCGCTCTTAGAAGATTTTCACTTAACGTCGCCAGCTGCGGTGTGCGGCATTTcagtttctttttttttcatttcatttctgGCTTTGAAAATGTGTTGACGTCGGTTTCCGCAGGGAAAGCTTGTGATTTATGCGGGACTTTTCAGGGGCAgattatacaataaaaaatattgaaaatctCCTAAGAATTTAAGCCAAAATTCtatattaaataaatactAGAAATTCAAGTTTAACAGATTTTCCACAGACACTCAAACGAAATCCCTTGTCTTAGTGGAAAATTAATTGACGGTGGACCCGACCGTCTGTGACTCAAATTTCAATGAAAATTGTACATCTTGAGGCCTTTGTCTAATTGGTTTTGCGCCTAAAATGGGTTAATGATGTCAGCAGGAACCAAAGTGAATCTCTGGTTCGATTGTCTGCTACTTAAAATCGTATTAATTAACACTCATTTGTAAAGTGCCACAGCTCTCTACCAACGACAGCGCCATCCTTCTACCTTCTACCGATCCAGTGGAGTTCTTTGTTCTCCGTGGAAAGGGGTGGAAAGGAGTTTCGTTTGTAAACGTAATCATTTGGCAAATTTGtgtgcctgtctgtctgtctgtgggGCCTGTGGTCGTTTGGGTAGTGATGTATATGGCAGAAGGTGATGGCGGGGACTGTTTGGATGCTTAAATTTGCTTTTAATTAGAGCTCAAGTGGaggggcagaggcagcaggAACAGTAGGAGCACCAGTAGATGAAGAAGAACAAGGAAcagcagcaggaacagaaggagcagcagcagtaggaGCAAGCCACCACTTGGGGCACAGCATGAGACTGCCATCTGTCTTTGCGACTTGCGAACAATGCGTCAAAGTGTTGTATGCAAATAAGCAAGAATGGGGCGGGCGGGTGATGTTGTGGAAGAGTCCTCCTCTTTCCCACTGGAGCTGCAAAATGGCGGCGGACGCGCTCAACGGACATGTTTGATTACAAGTGCATGTTGTGCATGCATCATGGCAGCAAAAGCCTGGTGGTCGGTCGGTCGGCTATGCCTCTGCTCTGCCACAACATGAGTTGCATATTAAATGCAGGACAGGACATTATGGGGTTCGAGGAGAGAGCAGAGACTGGTAGAGGGGCATGCCATACGATTCCTCCCAGCAGCCGGAAATGCAACTAAAGTGACGACTCCAAGTGCGGTCAGAATGTTGCACAAATGCTGGAAGTGTAGGGGGAAGGATCTGCATGGACTTGATGAACGATTGTATGTGCATATAAAGCGATAgaagatggcagcaaacccaATGGGAATTATTCTTAAGGTTTGATAAGGTATTTGCATTTATTACTCAAAGTCTTATAAATTGCTTTCTTGAGGGAAAAGCCCACAGATCTTGGTAATATAAAAATGGGAAAAACGTATTAATTACTACAAATGATGGTCTGTTGAAAAGACTAAATGACCCACTAAACTGTTCTCGGACTTATAAGGAAAAATAATCGGAATAAAATATGGAAAAAAGATCCGCATGTGACCAATCCTTTGATTTCGAATGTAGGCAGGCACTGTAAATAAATATCttttaaattaattatttATACCCATTAAAATCGCACATCCAATCcacaaaataaaatgaaaacgattaccataaaaaaaaaattgtaataAAATATTAAAGGCTCTAAATCAATCAGAAAAAGTCCGTTTGGTTCGTGGATGGAAACTTCTTTTGCATAGTGCTATGTTTTGATAAAAATCTTTAGTAATTTTGGGAACCATCAATATATCGATACATTTTTATTTTGACAGTTGAGCAAACATCGGATTTGCAACTGTCAAAATCAGAAATGGGTTTAGAACTTCAACAAAGCAAATCAAATCGTTTAGAAATTATTCGTAAAATGGAGACCGACGATCAGCTAGGAGTTTTTTCCACAAGGTCCGCTTGGTGTAATAATGTGCTGAAGGATTTTCCGGTCTGTGAACCTCCCAGCGATTCAGTGTCTGCACTTGAGTTCACTCCGAAGACGGCGCCCTTTAATGGTCTGTGCGCTGCCAGTTGGGACCAGACCGTCCGAGTCTGGGAAGTGGATTCCAGCAGCAAAACCGCGACGCCCAAGAGCCTACAGAAGATGTCTGCTCCTCTCCTGGATGCCAGCTGGAATGGTGACGGCAATCGCATCTACGCGAGCGACTGCAACGGCAGTGTGTTTGAGTGGAACCTTGATGCCAATCACGTCTCTCAGCGGAAGTGCCATGCAGCGGGTGTTCGTGCCTGCCGCTGGCTATGGACTCCCAAGACGCCCCTCCTGATGACTGCTTCCTGGGACAAAACAGTCAAGTTCTGGGATACTCGGGTTCCCCAGTCCGTGGTGAGCATTAACCTGCCCGAGCGATGCTTCGCTGCCGATGTGTTATATCCGCTGGCCGTGGTGGGATGCGCCGGCCAGAAGATCCTCACCTATTCTGTGCAAAATGGCTTCGTCGAGGTATGCCACGACGATCCAAGCAAGTTATCCGAACAACACCTCCGGCAGCAGCTCAGAGCGGTAGCAGTGCTCAAGGGAAACAATCGCCCCTCCGGATACGTCGCTGTCACCACAAATGGTCTCATGTATGTGGGGAATATCCCACATATCTCAGGCATCCAAACGAGCGCAGGCTATAAATTAGAGTGCCATCGCACATACAGTTTGGACGGCTCCTCATGTGATATCTATGCGGTGAACGATGTGCGGGTGCATCCCATACACGGAGGCATCGCGACGGTTGGATCGGATAGGAAATTTAATTTCTGGAATAAGGACAAGGGCAGCAATACCTTCAAGAGTGCCTTCATGGATCAGGCCATCACAAAGTGTGCCATCAGCAGTGATGGGATGCTATTTGCCTATGCCTTAGGGTACGACTGGTCCATGGGACACGAGCACTGCGATCAAAGCCTGAAGCCACAGATATTCTTCCATCCGTGCCTGGAGGATATGCGTCCGAAATGATTGGCATCGTCCAATGCATCGTTCAACTAATCGATATCTCGATCATTCCAAAAACTGATAATAACTAATAACAACAGCATTTGTATTCCACAAACCAAAGCGACTTTTTCTGATAGATTTGGGGCCTTAAATGTTTTACCGATTTATAATACTTTGTATGAAAtggtttttttgttaatttttaaaACTCGCATGGCCCTTTTTTTGTGTTCCAAGCATATAATCATTTCAAttcattttccatttcctCTTGCCCTTGTTCCAGACTAATTTCATTTAATGCTCTCTctcacaacacacacacacacacatacgccCCCAATTTCCCTTTACAATGACAATTTCGAAAGACAAGTTAAAATGTTTAAAAAGTGTAATTAAACTGCAATTTCATCCTGACGGAACGACGACAACTCCATGGCGTTGACATTCAGTAAAATGAACTTTCGCCCTGTTGGAAAAAGCAAAGAACGAACAACCTTAAATGAGGCAAAAGTCAGAAGAACGATGGCCAGCAGTCTCCCAAGTGAAATGCCATAAAAATAAGGCAAAAAGAGAGAGACGTAAGGTCCAGGCCCTAAGAGAGCAGCACAGCACATGCCATATGCGCTTGTATTTTCATTAAAATCAAAAgtataattaaattcttggACTCTCGACCATTTGAGACCCCACACTGCCGCTCTGGAGACGCACATGCTGGGAATTTGTTTGTTATGACAGCAGGAAAACTCCAGTAAATGGAAGTTTCTTTCTTCCTGGtactggagtggagtggagtggagtggagaagGCATGGTGGATCATCCCCCGACCATTAGACCACATGTTAGTGCtgcagaaaaaaaataaaagtaatTTGGTTTATtgtgttgctgttggtgttgtcGTCTGGTTGCTGGCTTTTAATGAAGTGCAGTGATTAATGCACAAACCATgaaggaaaataaaacattgCTATTTAAAAGAAAAACGTTCCGACTAATGTTTTGTTATATTTTCAAAAATTCATTGGATTCCAGGAATGTACTGAACTAAATATAATATGTACGAGCATAAAAAAATCAATATTTTAAGCTAAAGCAAACGCTAGCACAGAATGCAATGCCACTGCAGCAGTCGCTCAACAACACTTGCCTAGATTTATGAGCCCTTAGGCAACACTGAGTGGGGTTTTTGGGGTTTCCAGCCCAATGATAGGAGTAGAAACCACTACTGCATCGTTTTGTGCTGTAAATATCATTGTTTAAACTCTACTTATGTCAGAGtttttttcctctttttttaaACCTCTatctgtatatgtatatttaagtATATATAAAATGCCGAAGCACTCGATAGCACTAGTCCACAAAATGTAACGTTTTTCCGCTGTTAACCAAAACGACTTAATAATGtttaataatttttatttttattgtggACGAGATTGTAAAATTGCGTGATATTGTTCTAAGGCGTCGTGCAATGCGATTATTCCCTTCAATACCCAATCCCCGTGGAGAGGATGGCTAGCACTTCAATACTTCACTTCGATTGATGATTAGACAAGATGCTGACAATCATCTGTTGAGATATGGCTGGTTATTTCAACAATACTGCAACATTACGATTTCATTCGTTTCAATAAATCGAAGCTACGATCAGACGAGAACATTCATCACGTTCACTTTCACTAAAAGAAATGCCCCATTCAAATAAATCCTATCGAAATTTGAGTTTATCTGAAGGCATATAATTCCGGTTTTCCACTTCTTATAAGTAGACATGATAAGCTAATTAAGTGataagaaataaataaattgaaagAGGTAGCTAGAGCCACAATAAAATGGCACCCGATTGTCAGTCGTCAGCGGGTAATAATGCAGTCAATGTAGATCTACtggtttttagttttttttccTTAGCAAAGCACCTATTTATAGAGTTTCGGCAATGGAACGGGCAGTACAAATATTCAAAGATTGAATTCACAGAATCTGTACAGCCAATGTACCATTTATCCCAACACCCATGGTATATATACCATTCATTTAAGGGCACTAGATCCTGTTGAAGATCACTGGACAGTGATCGCCCGTCGAACAAGCAACGAAATGCTCTTCTTCCGCAACTGGAGAGAGTACAAGAGGGGATTTGCGAACATCACAGGCCTCTTCATCATGGATAAGCTGCATGCCATAACATAGTCACAGACCTAAGAGCTAAATATATGTACACCCGGAGGATTTCGAAGGGAACACGCGATACGCCCAATATGACGAGTTCTTTGTTGAAAGTGAAAATTAAGCATATCGGATGTCAAAGTTTGGAAGTTTTACAGGAGATGCAGGTGTTTCGATGTCTTTAACTAGGTTCCAGGTGTTTACCACCTACGACAGGAACAAGTATGTCCATTCCACTCATAACAGTGCAGAGAGCAACATGTGTCCCTGGTGGCACGAAAATTGTACCTATAGGTATGTCTGTATATTTTCTATTTTAATGTTTAACTCTAATGTTATAGTCTCAGTAACCTTTTCGGAATGTATGTGAGTGGTAACAAGCCCAGAATGAATTGAAGGGGAGTATATTGGAACAATTGACGCGGGTCTACCCAATCATATAAATGCAAATGATGGTTCTTCCAAAATTCTCTTGCTCTATACaacattaaaataaatatataccTGCAATGTATTCCTGTAATTTGGTATGATAAGTCCAAGTCGTTTCACCTTCTCGAAGGAAGtagtttaatatggttttgtTCTAAATTCATTCCATTGTTCCTTCTGTATCTACCCGCCTCATAAATAACAGCTTTTGACCTGTTTTCGAATTATATACAAAAACAGTTAACCTTTGGATAACTATTAGAACAGCCCTCGTCTGCAATTTTCTCTTTTCTGCTCACATTCCGCCCATTTAATGCATTATTTTCGCTGCAAATGTTAAAAAATAGAAACACTTGATATTTGTATGTTTGCCAAATGTGGCACGTCAGGCTCCTTCCTGCTCTTTTCCAGCATCCACCCATCAACATTCAGGGCAGGATGTCCTGTGAGCAAGGGCCACCCATCGCAGGGTCCAGTACATCCGCATGTCCTGCAGCCAATTGCTGTGGTAACTGTCCATTGGACATTGGCTTATCTCTGGCCAGAACCCGAGCCCCAACCGCCTGGCCAAAGATTTATATACTGTTGCCAAGCGGAACTATTAGAAATAACTTGCTATCCATAGAGAGGAGACATGGCCGAAAAGGATGAACCCACCATTGAGGGGCAGAACAAAGGGTAAAAGTTGTATCTTCTCCCACAATAAATGTCTTTCAATTTGAATCCAAAATTTATTGCCAAACAGAAGCCGCAAAatgtttcatttcatttgcaTTTCCTCAACTGAATTTTCTTCCCACTTTCGAGATTTCATTTAAAGAAGAGATTTCCCGTTGGTCGAGGGCAATTATGGTTGCTGCCAGCAAATCGCACTGTGCAAATAAATCAGCTTTATTACGGAGTCCTAGTATTATATGGGGCAGGCCGGTAGACCGCCATATTTACAGCTGAGCAAAGCATTTCATTTGACTTATTGTTGACAAGCTTttaaagaaattgaatttacCGACAGCCAAGGCAACAGGATCCGACCATCAGCGACCTGCTTCGCTCTCACTTGACAAACATTTGCCAAGAGATTTACGAGCCGGTCCGTCCACACTCTCTTCCACCTCTGACCCCGTGGAGCCCTGCTCCACCTGCTCACCTGCCTCCGCCACTCGTAATGCCAACAAACTGCAAATTGCTACAAAATCACTTGACTGTACATTTTTATAGCATCTTTTTCGCCATGCAAAGGAAAACAAAGCCACGAAACGCTTGTACCAGAGGAATAGGATACGCAGGGAGAGAATGCAAGAAACACAAGTGAAAGAAATGTTCTGGAAAGTGGTTTCGCAGTGGAGatacaaaaaattaaagaTTTGGAGATTGAAGATATGATTTTATAGAGTTTTATCTGTAAGCTTTGTGATCAGAGGTTGTAAGGACAATCATGTCACTCCCATTCCCATCTATAGGGAGCAAATGTAAGAAATATATGTTTAAGAAAGGTTCTGGAATGTAATTTCTCCATTCTTTTGGTTTCATTTTCATTAAAGCTTAATTTTACAACCGATTTTGTCACTTAAATCCGTTTTGTATATATCGTTTTGTATTCTTAGTCCAAAGTAAGAATGATTACATTTCAAATTCTATTTTTTCTTAAATAAATACTGCCGCAAAGGCAGAGGAGTATAAATATGGGAATAGATGGTaagaaatatttaaaaaaaatgattTCTCTGGTTAATTTGCAATACTTTTTCTTTAAAGCCAAGGATCTATTTTTCTTTAAGATTGTATTAAGAGGTTGCGTATGTCTTTTAATAGAATATGAAGATGTACTTTTTATATTTGTATAATCATTTCAAGCAGAAAATAATTATTGTAAATCTTTAATTTAAGATTACGGAATGCCAAGAAATAGAATCCATTTCCTAGTTCCTGGCGATTTTCTCATAAAATAGATAGATATTGCTTTCCAGAACACCTTTAAAAAATGGAAATTATGAAAGGATTCCTCCTCTTTGGGGCAAAACGCAGCCAGCAATACAATTGTCAGCCACAGTGCCCCATTGTCAGTCAGGTTGGacattttgttgttgcttttaaTGTTGCAATTGTAGGTAATGTTGTTGctcctgttgctgttgttggtggcaGTTAAGGGAGCTCTTCCATTGCGTTTTATGGCATTGCGAAAGCGTTTGGGGTTTTAACCCCAACCGTCCATGATGTCCTTTGGCCTTTTTTCTGCGTGTGGCTTTACGGCTATTTTGCATTAAATTGcaaattgcaaaaaaaaaatgtgcaAAAAGGTAAAGCGCTAACACCACCGGATAGTCCATTGTGTATTGTTATGCTGGCATTTTAATTGAAGTTTTTCCTCCTCCACTCAAACAACACGCAGCATTCGGATCATCAGCAGACCCCATctgtgttttgtgtgtggcTCTGTGCCGTGTGTTTCAGAACATTAAAGTGTTAAATGTCTGTTTGTTTTACCCATGTCGTGTCGTGCATATCAAATGAATGAATCAGCTTCTCATTTTGGGGTCACATTCCCCGACTGTTACGCCAGGAATATGACACCTGAGAGCTTCGTCCTCCCAAATGCGAGAGACGGAGAAGGAGAGAGCCGTGTCCTGTCCTGGGGAGTGGCATCGTGTAGTGTCCAGAGCTGTTCGGCCAAACAGATGTCTGAAATAGTTGTGGCTGGGGCTTAATTGGTAAAAGGAAGTTCTGAACATGGAATACTAACTAGCGGCATGGCCCCCGGGGGCGGTTGCCTCAGTGGGATTATTACGCATAAATGGAATGGATTGTAGGGCTCATATCATATGGGCGGAAACAATTTTTCTACCGCTCTGATAAGCTCTGACAAATGGAATCCTTTTGAGCCTCTGAAACAACCTGCCTTGGTGGTGGCAGTGTTTAAAGATACCCTCTATTGGTTGTAGTTTGTGTGGAACGAGCATCTGTGGTTCTATTTGCTGGAAGTCTCTATGATTCGATAGAAAAATATCATCGGGGGCTTGGAATCTATGAGTCGGTTTTATGACCTTAATTCGATGTGGAAATATGGTACCATAAGCCATATTTCCacaaaatgattaaaaaaaaaaaataataccaAAAAGTACTGAAACAAAATAATACTAAAATAATTAAAGTACCAAAAAACtaattttcaaaaattaattaattaaatactaaaaatttaataaaaatactataaaaataaaataggtTAAACAAattactaaaaaaaaaaaataataatataacaACTAATATAAAAAGTTCTATAAAATACTATTtgaaatacaataaaaatacttAAAAAGTTATTACGAAAAATACAATTAAGCTACTAAAATACACTACAAAGTAATGTACTCAAAGAAATAATATACTAACTAGAAAATATACTTCAAATATACTT
The sequence above is a segment of the Drosophila miranda strain MSH22 chromosome 4, D.miranda_PacBio2.1, whole genome shotgun sequence genome. Coding sequences within it:
- the LOC108161365 gene encoding mRNA export factor-like, with the translated sequence METDDQLGVFSTRSAWCNNVLKDFPVCEPPSDSVSALEFTPKTAPFNGLCAASWDQTVRVWEVDSSSKTATPKSLQKMSAPLLDASWNGDGNRIYASDCNGSVFEWNLDANHVSQRKCHAAGVRACRWLWTPKTPLLMTASWDKTVKFWDTRVPQSVVSINLPERCFAADVLYPLAVVGCAGQKILTYSVQNGFVEVCHDDPSKLSEQHLRQQLRAVAVLKGNNRPSGYVAVTTNGLMYVGNIPHISGIQTSAGYKLECHRTYSLDGSSCDIYAVNDVRVHPIHGGIATVGSDRKFNFWNKDKGSNTFKSAFMDQAITKCAISSDGMLFAYALGYDWSMGHEHCDQSLKPQIFFHPCLEDMRPK